In Quercus lobata isolate SW786 unplaced genomic scaffold, ValleyOak3.0 Primary Assembly Scq3eQI_129, whole genome shotgun sequence, the genomic stretch tattctttttaattgtggtgattaatgggctaacatgaattgtctcagatattgggctagatacgtgcgcaagggggaggtgaagagtggaaatggagtattaattcgggccatttactcaccaacggatatggtaattattctggacaatgaagagccattaacccacttaatggactatccgtttgggcctattcattcttcagaaactcctcatctcaccattaattgtgtaactccagcccatcagattaatatccaacaattaatcttgtaacacccaTTACATCAAAATAAttggacctaattaattagaataaattgggtagtaatttcgtaaggcccattgagcctataaatagactcattcagaccCAATCCAAGTTACTGCAATTCACaatacacactaaaaaaatagagagattattggcaaggaagggtgttctttctggtggagctttgggcttgaacactttgtgcagaggttgttctagccatacaacacttgttgggctgttgtatcctgggggagacaagtcagagaaggtctgcaccggttacaagagttagccaaccaagggcttgaatctccttaaagagagcgagtgtcgcgcctcagtccaaatagtgttgtgtattttcctttctttatattaatatattcagaagtactattcgtttctctttgtgtatttttccattattattgtgtttgcactaACACCGGTTGTATGGCCAGTACGGTACAAAATTGACTTCCTTAATATTACATAACTTGGAAAAATACAAGGTGACCTCAAGGCAACGTCGGCTCTACTGCCAAGTGAGTTATGTAATTGTCTAAGGCTTCCAAATTTTTATCAATAGAGTTATCCCTTTACCTAGAAGTTTTAATTAAGCTTCAGTATTAACTAATAGTCgatgaaaatactttttttttttttaccaagaAAATTCAcgcacacaaaaaagaaaaaaaaaaacatttttggacTATAACAAACTGAAATcgctctctctgtctctctccaacaacaaccaaaagcaaaattaaaataaaaaaactaaaaaaatcagTCAAACCTTTTTGTTACTTTGTCTTTATTTACTAGAAACTTTGTCATTCTCTTCgtgtatttaatgaaaaatatgaattttttatccCTTCTTGTACCTTTGTTGTCGGAATGGACCCTTATCCTTGGTTTGGCTATAAAAGACTGTCCTTCGTatttgtttaaactttaaagccttcttgtttgtttttaacTTGTCAATGTAATTAAGCTATATAATGAGATTATTTAAttcgtttttttattttattttatctgtgTAAATAAAAGCCATgggatttgtttttgtttgagtgATGAAAGGGTGCGTGGACCACGCACCTCTTTACACGGCCGGGCATTGACAATTCAATGGTTGTAATGGTTGCGTAGCCAGTGAAGTATGAAACTTTTGATTTCTTCAGTTCTTTGGGTTTTGtttcattcaataaaatattattttctttatttctttatttatatattaggCTTTTAAACCAAGCCCCTACACAAGTGATTTCAGATTGTTTCAAGTATGATATTTTCTTATTGTATTGTATACTACCATAGATTATAGTTAATTGTGTAGTCATTCAGCGGGTAAAAAAACTTTGTAGTATAAGACACTTATCAATactacacaattttttttttgggttaaataggCTAAATATATAAGACTACGCAACAATCAGTCTATTACAAAATAGTTCAGTTTTATCAAAAGTTAGTAGATTATCCATCACAGACGATGATTCATACAAAATAAGAAAGTCAATTAGTTGAATCGCTTTCATTTTAATAAGTCTATCAGCACATCTATTAACTTCCCTAAAAATGTGAGTCACTGATCCAAGCGTAATGCCTTCCCAATACTACACAATTAAGTATTTTGTACCATTcctatcaacaacaaaaaaaagtattttgtacCATGCAATGCGTAATGCCTAGAGTAATAGTTTTGTCTCGTTTGAGGCTTTATTGGAAATAAATTTTGGATATCTTCATGATCCAAAAATACCAATTTTGACAAAAGAGAATGACCTGCTTTGGCTCTAAAATAATGACAATAGCCCAACAAGTGTACGCAAGAATTattaagagaaaataaagatGTATACGCAAAGATACATAAGGACATATATGGATCAGGCTCGAAAAACATGATCAACAAATTAAgcatcaacacaataaaataactaaataaccAACTTCATCCAAGTCTATCTTTTAACTAATATAAAGTTTCTCTCGCTTTTAATATTCTACTTTATACTTCAATTAAACCTACCACATGtccattttaattttgttataaagtattcaaagttctttaaaaaaaaaaaaaatcagacatTTGACATAATATAGTTGGTGAAGTGAAGTATGAAACACTAATAATGAGACAAATGATTTTTATTCGTCTTTGACATAAGGAATCCTCAATCAAACAACATAAGTTAAACTTAAACAgttattctccaaaaaaaaaagttaaacttAAACAGTGGTAGGAAGCAAGTGGGACTCGTCAAGATTCATCAGGAAGCATCTACTACCGCTATAATTATTATTCCTTGCTGTCAAGCTGCAGTCCTAGAATAATGTGCCAGAAAATAGTTTTACTCGAAGATAAAAGAAGCCAAGCGTTTGGCCATAGCCTTAGCATTCTGTGTCTCAATATTGCGGATATGGAAAATATGATCTTCTTCCTCCACTTCAAACAATTCTACTTCCCCTTTCCACCCACTCTTCCTTACCATTTCAAAATACCAAACACCTCTATCCTTCATCAAATCCTTCCCAGCCACACACACAAGCATCCGATCACACCCAAGCCCAGCCAAGCTCGGTGCACCTGGCCCTTCTGGATTAACCATTGGATTGTCAACACCACCAGTTACTGAGGGATACACAAAGTTCCAAAATAAATACGGCAAGCTCTTCTCGTGTCCTTCCTTAGGCTCTGCCCCAATTGGCTTAGAACTCCAAAAATAAGAGTGGGCAAGATAAGCACCTAAAATTTCAACACCACAAGGCAAGCTCTCAACCCCAGCTCTGATAGCCATGTTATGTACTATGTTGGCACCAGCGCTGTCACCGCCTATAAATATTCTTTCATAGTCACCGTTATTGATTAACCACGGCTCTTTACCGTTACCAGCTGAGTGAGAGGCAACCCATTGAAGTGCAGCCCAGCAGTCTTCATAAGCAGCTGGAAGAAGGTGCTCTGGTGCAAGTCTGTACTCAATCGAGATGGTGAGAACATGGACTTGGGAGACCAAGTTGTTGAGGTAGCGGTGGTAAAGGCTTGAGAAGGCGGATTCTAGGAAAAACCCGCCGCCGTGGAAGTAAACTAAGATGGGGAgcttttggttttggttgtgaGCAGTGAGTTTTGGGAGGTAAAGGCGAGCTGAGATGGAAGGGTTCTCTGAATTAATGGTTATGTCTTTGGATGAGACTCCGGTTTCTGGGTCTTGATCAGGTGATGGTGGAACAATAGGGGTGTCTTCGAGGCGTTCCACTGAGCCGTCCTTGTAGACCCGGATAAAAGGAAGAAGCTCTATGGGTACTTCTTTGGTGGTTGAAGTCATTGCAGCCtttggttgagaaagagagaaagtggAACTATTAACGTGAGCTTGTAAAAGGAAGATATAGAAGACTTTGTGATAAATCTTCAGAATTTATTctcatcctcttttttttttttcttttttttctttttttttttttaaatgttgtc encodes the following:
- the LOC115973761 gene encoding 2-hydroxyisoflavanone dehydratase-like encodes the protein MTSTTKEVPIELLPFIRVYKDGSVERLEDTPIVPPSPDQDPETGVSSKDITINSENPSISARLYLPKLTAHNQNQKLPILVYFHGGGFFLESAFSSLYHRYLNNLVSQVHVLTISIEYRLAPEHLLPAAYEDCWAALQWVASHSAGNGKEPWLINNGDYERIFIGGDSAGANIVHNMAIRAGVESLPCGVEILGAYLAHSYFWSSKPIGAEPKEGHEKSLPYLFWNFVYPSVTGGVDNPMVNPEGPGAPSLAGLGCDRMLVCVAGKDLMKDRGVWYFEMVRKSGWKGEVELFEVEEEDHIFHIRNIETQNAKAMAKRLASFIFE